The proteins below come from a single Papaver somniferum cultivar HN1 chromosome 11, ASM357369v1, whole genome shotgun sequence genomic window:
- the LOC113321182 gene encoding inner membrane protein PPF-1, chloroplastic-like, translating to MAKSLIYSPFLSNSLPSVSRHHSSNHHIFPLSTTTPSRKFNRIKFSLQEIPPIHSVDFQEIYNRAEGLLYTLADAAVVAADSATTSVDASGSTDVAVQKSGGWFAFISDAMEVVLKVLKDGLTAVHVPYSYGFAIILLTVLVKAVTLPLTKQQVESTLAMQNLQPKIKAIQARYAGNQERIQLETSRLYKQAGVNPLAGCFPTLATIPVFIGLYQALSNVANEGLLTEGFFWIPSLGGPTSIAARQSGSGISWLFPFVDGHPPLGWSDTAAYLVLPVLLVASQFVSMEIMKPPQSDDPNMKNTQLIFKFLPLMIGYFSLSVPSGLSIYWFTNNILSTAQQVWLRKLGGAKPAVSENASGIISAGQAKRSTSQPSRAGERFRQLKEEEKKKVNKALLSEDNQVLDSVSDADDVSDEETDSKDALEEALASSGSTQIPDYSGPKKSKRSKRKRTV from the exons ATGGCGAAATCCTTAATATATTCACCGTTTCTGAGTAATTCACTACCTTCTGTTTCTCGTCATCATAGTAGTAACCACCACATATTTCCTTTATCCACTACAACACCTAGTCGCAAATTCAACAGAATCAAATTCAGCTTACAAGAAATTCCCCCAATTCATTCTGTTGATTTTCAGGAAATTTATAATAGAGCTGAAGGATTATTATATACACTTGCTGAtgcagctgttgttgctgctgattcaGCTACAACTAGTGTAGATGCTTCTGGTTCTACTGATGTTGCTGTTCAGAAAAGTGGTGGTTGGTTTGCTTTCATTTCAGATGCTATGGAAGTTGTTCTCAAG GTCTTGAAGGATGGACTGACAGCTGTACATGTTCCCTACTCATATGGGTTTGCGATTATCTTGCTCACTGTACTTGTTAAGGCAGTCACTCTTCCATTGACGAAGCAGCAG GTTGAGTCAACATTGGCGATGCAAAATCTTCAGCCCAAGATCAAAGCTATTCAAGCAAGATATGCGGGCAATCAG GAAAGAATACAACTTGAGACATCTCGCCTTTACAAGCAAGCTGGGGTTAATCCACTGGCAG GGTGTTTCCCAACTTTGGCTACAATACCGGTCTTTATTGGGTTATATCAAGCTCTTTCAAATGTTGCAAATGAG GGATTGCTGActgaaggatttttttggattcCATCTTTGGGGGGCCCTACCAGTATTGCTGCTAGACAAAGTGGATCTGGCATTTCGTGGCTTTTTCCATTTGTG GATGGACATCCACCATTGGGCTGGTCCGATACTGCAGCTTACCTGGTTTTACCCGTCCTCCTAGTCGCTTCTCAGTTTGTTTCTATGGAGATCATGAAGCCTCCACAG TCGGACGATCCCAATATGAAGAACACACAACTTATTTTCAAGTTTCTTCCCCTTATGATTGGTTACTTCTCTTTATCCGTTCCATCAGGGTTGTCAATTTACTG GTTTACGAACAACATCCTCTCCACTGCACAACAAGTGTGGTTACGTAAGTTAGGTGGTGCAAAGCCTGCTGTAAGTGAGAATGCAAGCGGAATCATTAGTGCAGGTCAAGCAAAAAGATCGACATCTCAACCATCACGAGCCGGTGAAAG GTTTCGACAgctgaaagaagaagagaagaaaaaagtgaACAAAGCTCTGCTATCCGAGGACAATCAAGTTCTGGACTCTGTGTCTGATGCTGATGACGTCTCTGACGAAGAGACAGACAGCAAG GATGCTCTAGAAGAGGCATTAGCTTCTAGTGGCAGTACACAGATTCCCGATTATTCAGGTCCAAAGAAGAGCAAGCGATCAAAGAGGAAGCGTACTGTGTGA
- the LOC113321183 gene encoding uncharacterized protein LOC113321183: MKGRETVTYLILATLLLAVSPCYYFTTPFLAQATKSVDFKVKPAEPRFESESKVFLDTQSSSSQLFRGKENTKMQAYVSKYHKARSGPSPIGNRNPPFKP, from the exons ATGAAAGGAAGAGAAACTGTAACCTACCTTATCCTGGCAACCCTCCTCCTTGCAGTTTCACCATGTTATTACTTCACAACTCCCTTTCTTGCTCAAGCTACAAAATCAG TTGATTTCAAGGTCAAACCTGCAGAACCCCGATTTGAATCAGAAAGTAAAGTTTTTTTAGATACTCAG AGCTCTTCCTCGCAACTGTTTCGTGGAAAGGAGAATACAAAAATGCAGGCATATGTAAGCAAGTATCACAAGGCTCGATCTGGACCCAGCCCGATAGGGAACCGGAACCCACCGTTCAAGCCGTGA